The DNA sequence GGCCGGCGGGCATGGCACCGGCGAGGTCAATGCCGAGGGTTTGGCCTGGCTCAAGCGTCGGGTGTTCAAGCTCGGCGATGCCGACAAGATCGATTTCGAAGGCATCAAGCCCGACCGCCGGGCAATTTTCCCGGCGGGGCTGGCGATTCTGGAAGCCATTTTCGACGCCCTCGAATTGCAGCGCATGGACCACTGTGAGGGCGCCCTGCGCGAAGGCGTGCTGTATGACCTACTGGGGCGTCATCATCACGAAGACGTCCGGGAACGCACCCTGGGCTCGCTCATGGAGCGTTATCACGTCGATCAGGAACAAGCCGCTCGGGTCGAGCGCAAGGCGCTGCATGCCTTCGACCAGGTGGCCGATGACTGGGACCTGAACGACGGCGTCTGGCGCGAACTGCTGGGCTGGGCCGCCAAGGTGCATGAGGTGGGCCTGGACATCGCCCACTATCACTACCACAAGCACGGCGCCTACCTGATCGAGCACTCGGACCTGGCGGGTTTCTCCCGGGAAGACCAACAGATGCTCGCGCTTCTGGTGCGCGGACACCGTCGCAACATTCCCAAGGATAAATTTGCCGAATTCGGCGATGACGGCATCAAGCTGATTCGCCTGTGCGTGCTGCTGCGCTTTGCGATTCTGTTCCACCACATCCGCGGCACCCAGGAAATGCCCCAGGTGGTCCTGCGCGCCGATGGCGATCATCTGGATGTGTTGTTTCCTGAAAATTGGCTGGAAGAGAACCAACTGACCCAGGCCGACTTCGCCCAGGAAGCCGACTGGCTGACCCGGGTCGGGATTGTGTTGAACATCCACTGAGCCCTGCCACAACACAATCTCTGTGGCGAGGGAGCTTGCTCCCGGTGGAGGGCGAAGCCCTCCCAAGAGTGGCTGCGATGATCTGACTGACAGATCACGACCTCAGATTTGGGGACTGCTTCGCAGCCCAGCGGGAGCAAGCTCCCTCGCCACAAAAGCCAAGCCTGCCTCCCCCGCCGATTTTTTAACGAACCGCCAACACCGGACTGCTCAAGCGCTCCAGCAACGTCGCCTGGGCACTGCGCGGGTTCTGGTTGCCGGTCGGCGTGTTGCGGATGTAACGGCCATCCGACTGCAGGCTCCAGCTGTGGGTGTTGTCGGTGAGGTAGCTTTCCAGCTCCTTCTTGACCCGCAGGATCAACTTCTTGCCTTCCACCGGGAAGCAAGTCTCGACCCGCTTGTCGAGGTTGCGCTCCATCCAGTCGGCACTGGACAGGAACATCTGCTCCTCGCCACCATTGAGGAAGTAGAACACCCGGGTATGTTCCAGGAAGCGTCCGATGATCGAGCGTACGTGGATGTTATGGGACACCCCCGGAATGCCCGGCCGCAGGCAGCACATGCCACGTACCACCAGGTCGATGCGCACGCCCGACTGGCTGGCCTTGTACAACGCGCGGATGATTTTCGGATCGGTCAGCGAGTTGAATTTGGCGATGATGTGCGCCGGCTTGCCTTCCAGGGCGAACTGGGTTTCCCGGGCGATCATGTCGAGCATGCCCTTTTTCAGGGTAAATGGC is a window from the Pseudomonas brassicacearum genome containing:
- the ppx gene encoding exopolyphosphatase; protein product: MPPSQAKNLSLIAAIDLGSNSFHMVVAKAQNGEIRILERLGEKVQLAAGIDEERKLSEESIQRGLDCLKRFAQLINGMPLGAVRIVGTNALREARNRGEFIRRAEEILGHPVEVISGREEARLIYLGVSHTLADTPGKRLVADIGGGSTEFIIGQRFEPLLRESLQMGCVSYTQRYFRDGKITPARYAQAYTAARLEIMSIEHALHRLTWDEAIGSSGTIRAIGLALKAGGHGTGEVNAEGLAWLKRRVFKLGDADKIDFEGIKPDRRAIFPAGLAILEAIFDALELQRMDHCEGALREGVLYDLLGRHHHEDVRERTLGSLMERYHVDQEQAARVERKALHAFDQVADDWDLNDGVWRELLGWAAKVHEVGLDIAHYHYHKHGAYLIEHSDLAGFSREDQQMLALLVRGHRRNIPKDKFAEFGDDGIKLIRLCVLLRFAILFHHIRGTQEMPQVVLRADGDHLDVLFPENWLEENQLTQADFAQEADWLTRVGIVLNIH